GTAAAGTCTGGTCGGTCAGTCATTAAGAAACCAGTTCAGCTCGCGGTGCTTTGAGTGCAGAGGCCCTTCATCCAGTGTGTGTTGAGTCGCAGATCAAAATGAGCCTGTTGGTCTCCGTTCCTCAGGATCTGAGGGGCTTTGTGCTGTTGACTTCATGTCACCGATTGAAAACTGCATGTGTGTTGCCTGAAGTGATGGTCAAACTACACGGTTTCCACAGTTGAAAAGCCCACCAGTACACGCATTCCAGATTGACACATGCCCAATGGCTACATGAGGCTGAACATGAATGGTGTGATCTCATGTTGTGTGGGAATTCTGTGCACACTAACTTTGGGTGGCTGTGTTTTCTGCCAATCTGATGGCCAGTGTGTACAGTGCTTTCTCTGGTGTCTGGATTTGACACTTTCTCCCACTGACAGATCATGAAGAGTGAGGTGCTGAGAGTGACACATGAGCTACAGGCCATGAAAGACAAAATCAAGGAAAACAGTGAGAAGATCAAAGTCAACAAGACCTTGCCATACCTGGTATCCAATGTCATTGAGGTGAGTCAATGAGGAAGTTTTCAGAGGGGTTCTGACCTGCTTTAAACTGTGTACGGTGGCAGTGAGCATGGCAGACCTTGCCTCACATCCACGATTATTGATGACACCCAAATTATATTACACTGCTGAGGGTGGCACTGAAGTATTtccctgagtcacactgcaagaTCAATATAAGCCATGGACCTTCTCACCAGCCCTCAGACTGTCTCCCATCCCTCATCCTTTCAATTCAGGCAGCTGAAATCTGAGATCAGAGACACCTTCAGTTTAACATCCCTTCCAAAAGGATGCCCTCAGCACTAACTCTGTCttcaagtgcagcactccctctgtaccgaACCTGTACTCCAAGAGTACAGGCATTGGCACTGGCCCACAGACAGCTCCTCTGCTGCCTCTTTCTCTGTCCTGAGGCTGCACCACTGCTTTAAGACTTCTGGGGGGGCGAGTCTAATCACTGGGACGTCCGATTTATATATTCAACCCCTTTCTTTCACCACAGCAACTGAGCCTAATTAACACTGTCCCTTTCAAAGATAGTCTGTTAATGGGCGTGATTAGGCCTCCCCAATACCTATGTCCCAGCGTACAGTTTGACATCCCAGGcggggttttcccatcccgcctgccactggaatcggtggttttggggggggggcagcctgCCTAGGTGTGCGCCCCAGGCTGGGGAAAGGGCTGTGGGCCCGCGTCCCAGGCTGGTGAATAAGCTAACTCGTGCCTCTTCTTGATGTTGTGTTTCAGTTACTGGATGTTGATCCAAATGACCAGGAAGaggatggagcaaatgttgacctGGATTCCCAGAGGAAAGGGAAGTGCGCTGTTATTAAAACTTCCACCCGTCAGGTGAGAGCTTTGTTAGGATTGAGGAAACTATTGTTTCTCAGACTGCAGACTGGTGGATAGTGATACTATCTGAGGGCCAGTGCTTGGACCACTGCTTTGTTTATGTTATATAAACGATTCGCATCCTAAACTACAGAGCAGAATGTTAAAATTAGTGATGGTGTACAGCTTGGAGTGGTAAATCATGAGATTGATTAAAATTGCCTGTCATAGACAGGTcagcagaatgggcagacaagtggtagATGCAATTTACTAGAGAAGTGAGGtgagggatagggagaggcaacATGGGACACTTTTAAAGACTATCTAGGAACAGGGTCCTGGGGGTTCATGTGCACCGATCTCCGAAGGTGACCGAACATGTTGAGAGAGTGCTTAGTGAAGCATATGGGATCTTGGTCTTCGTTAAAGAGATGTTAAAtacagaagcagggaggttatgctgaacattaataaaacactggttaggtcgCAATTAGAGTATCATGTCAAGATTAGACAAGGAAAAACTCTTCCCTTTAACTGATGGTGTAAGGACCAAGAGACACGGATTTAAGATTTTGGGAAGAGACTCCAGGGGACTGAGAGGACGAAGTTTTTGACAGTGAGTGGGAGAATGGAAACTCTGTGTCCATGAGGGTGGAAGTGGAGACGAGCAGTGATTTCGAAAGGAAATTAGGTGGGCACTTGGGGGAGAATGAGACTGACCAGAAtgctctacagagagccagcattgactaagtgggcttaatggcctcctgccGTGCAGTAAATGATTCTCTGATAAGCTGTACATAGGCCAGCGCTAATTGCTCGGTGATTTAACTGTGCCTTTGTCTGTTGGACAGACTTACTTCCTGCCTATCATTGGACTGGTGGATGCTGAGAAGCTGAAACCTGGTGATCTGGTGGTGAGTCAATTATCTTTGTTTCTTTATCTGTGCTTCCCCTCGTCTCCTTTCTCTTCTTAGACATTCATTGCGAGTGTGTTTTAACCTTCAGTCTTTTCTTTCTCTGAGTTAGTGAGTGGATGAGTGCCCAATCACTCGATCTGAGGATATCTCTGTGACAGTCCCTCTATTTCTGTGCCTCTGGAGTGGTGTCTGTTTGTGTAACCTCCAGCTTTCCATTCCAGGGTGTGAACAAGGATTCTTACCTGATCCTGGAAACTCTGCCAACAGAGTATGATTCTCGAGTCAAGGCCATGGAGGTGGATGAGCGACCGACTGAGCAGTACAGTGATGTTGGGGGTCTGGACAAGCAGATTCAGGAGGTCAGTCTGTATCCATACTGGTGGCTGCGGTGGGGCCAAGTGAAGTGTGTGCATGTACATGCCACAGGGATTCTGAGGATCGTGTGCACGCGTATATGTTAATATGTCAAAAGAATGGGTTCACTCTGCGTGCGTTGTCTGTTCCACAGGGAGTCTAAGGATTTTCTGAGGCTTGAGGTAGAAAGGCCACAATGTGTGGTACTGAGAATCTGCTGGACTGCTCTTTCTGTAATAATGCTAATGTGTCTCTGTGCAGCTTGTTGAAGCTATAGTCCTTCCTATGAAGCATAAGGAGAAGTTTGAAAATCTGGGCATCCAGCCACCGAAGGGAGTTCTGATGTACGGACCACCAGGAACAGGGAAGACCTTGCTGGCCAGAGCCTGTGCTGCACAGACCAAGGTTAGTGTCACAGATCTGTCAGTCTGTCTCGGTAAGTACTGTAAAAACGAGCTTGCTTGGTTAGGCTCTACCATCCAATAATCCACGTAGAGGGAGCTCTACCTTGGATCTCACCCTGTGTAAAGAacaaagagtacagcacaggaacaggcccttcagccctccaagcctgtgccgaccatgatgccctaactaaacttaaaaaaaaatcttttgcccttacttggtccatatccctctattccctcctattcatacccatccagatgctgcttaaatgttgctaatgtcccTGCTTCCacacctctggcagcacgttgcaggcacccaccactctctgcgtgataaacttcccccgcacatctcctcctcccataaacttttcccccccctcacctggaATCTGTGCcgctttgtaattgacacttacaCCCTTGGACCTGtcccaggagtgtttgatggggacagtgttgagagagctttactctctacctaaccccgtgctgtaactgtcctgggcgtgtttgatgggacagtcaaGCAGCAGCTTTGTTCTTTGTGACCGTAACATCCCTCTTCTCCTTCCAGGCTACCTTTTTGAAACTGGCGGGGCCACAGCTGGTACAGATGTTTATTGGTGATGGTGCAAAACTTGTCCGTGATGCTTTTGCCTTGGCCAAAGAAAAGGCTCCATCCATCATCTTCATTGACGAGCTGGATGCCATTGGTACAAAACGGTGAGTATTGCATACCGACTTCATGTTCATGGTGGGTGAAAccctgtgtgcgtctgtgtgtgccaCCTACAATGTGTCATTAGTGCCCCATCAGAAATAATGAGGCGCAAGTTTCCCCAATACAGCCAGGTAGCTCCTTTTGTTTGAGGATCACAGAAACAACACAGTTTCAGCCATTTTAGCTCTTTGTCCAGTTTAATGTTTTTAGAGATAGCAATGAGCCTAAAGGGAGAAAGCAGAGTATTAGAAAAAGCTAGTGAGAAATATAAAAAACAGATAACaagagtttctacaagtattctcccagagggtggtgaatctctggaattctctgcccactgaggtggtggaggctacctcgctgaatatgtttaaagcgcggatggatggattcctgatcggtaagggaattaagggttatggggatcaggcgggtaagtggtactgatccacgtcagatcagccatgatcttattgaatggcggggcaggctcgaggggctagatggcctactcctgctcctatttcttatgttcttatgttcttatttaaaaATTGAAAGTGAGTGTCCTCTGGAGAATTGATGGAAAACAAGTAAATGCAGAggtttgaacaggtattttgtttcTTCACTGTAGAAGACTTCCCAAATATATTTGAAAATCTGAAGTGAAAGAGTAGATggaaacttaaaacaatcaccatcacCAGAGAAAAACCGCTGGGAAAATGATCAGACCTAATGTCTGACAGGTTCCCAGGACATGAGGGCCTGCATCctggggtcttaaaagaagtggctgcaaagaaagtagaggcattggttataatcttccaaaatcgTTTTAAATTCTATTCTGGAAAGTTTGCAGCAGTTTGGAAAACCACTAATGTAATGCCTATGTTCAAGAAAAGAGGAAGATAGAAAGCAAGAAGCTCTTGGCAAGTAAGCCTAATGtctggggaaaatgctagaattcatttttaaggaggttatagcaggatacttagaaaatcataatatggtTTTGtggaaaggaaatcatgtttaactgatTTATTAGAGATATTTGAGAAAGTAACGAGCAACGTGGAGAAAGAGGAGCCTGTAGatgtgtacttagatttccaaaaggcatttgataatgtaCCACATCAAGGGTGCTGTAAAACAAGGCAAATTTCAGATtatagtgtccaacattagatgtaagTCTGCTCTTGATTGTGCCAAGAATTACACACGCAACTAATTTAAGATTATCTGACTTGCACATGCTCGAAGCCACATGTATTCACATTTAGGGCCCTGAATGAATATGTCCACGCATTGTCTTTTTCAACTAGACAAAAGCTTGAGGGACAGCCATTCTTTGGTTCATCcctcatggcaatgccttgatcagTCAGAGTTGACcttaatttgaatttgatttgaatttaaacaaaagcctggcagttaactgttccctggtgcactctccatggcaacacctctacaaaTTGGAGTTCACTGGGAACctcttctcatgcaatataaattggcATTACTTTTGAGATTTGATATTCTTGCAGATCTGttctgatgaatcatagaatccttacaatatcggcccattgagcctgcactgacaacaatcccatccaggccctatcctcttcgccccacgtatttaccctgctaatccccctggggtaatagagcatggccaatccacatctttggattgtgggagcaaaccggaggcaacccacacacacatggggagaatgtgcaaactgcacaaagacagtcacccaaggctagaattgaacctgggcccttggcgctgtgaggcagcagcagtgctaaccactaccccACCATGCGGCCCCAAACTGatgagacaaaaagcttcaactgcTTGTCTTTTTTTAGGATGTAGATTGGTTAAGTGACTGTGTAAAACTTTGGAAGATAgaatataatatgggaaaatgtgaacttgtttaCTTTgacagagtttatttattagtcacaagtaggcttacacttacactgcaatgaagttactgtaaaaatcccctagccgccacactccagcgcctgttcgggtacacaagagtttagcatggccaatgcacctaaccagcacgtctttcggactgtgggaggaaaccggagtacccggaggaaacccacacagatactgggagaatctacagacagtgacccaatcctggaatcgaacccaggtccctggcgctttgagggagcagtgctaactacgATGTCATTTTGCTGCAGTGTTGTGTGGAGAGACCTGGTGATGCACTGGGTGTTGGGGTTTCAGTATCTTGTCTGTTCGAGCAGAGGGTGGGGATCTGTGGTGGGAGGGTGGAATCTGTGTGGAATATTGATGCCATATTGAgaggggtgtggatggagaagttgCAGTGTCAGTTTTGTGAACAATATCTGTACAGGGCTTACACTTGGGCTGTTGTCATGTGTTCCAGGTTTGATAGTGAAAAGGCTGGGGACCGTGAAGTTCAGCGAACGATGTTGGAACTTCTGAATCAGCTGGATGGCTTCCAACCAAATACCCTGGTCAAGGTGAATGCAGAGGAAGTTGATGTGCAACGCTGACTTTAATGTCCCTTCCAGATATTGGCATACTCCTGGGGACTCCCTACATCCTGGGTTGTGGTTGTAAATATTGACCCCACCCCCTGCGAGAGGCACCTCTAAATATAGGTTTTCTGCCTATGgtgtgtgatgatgtggagatgccggtgttggactggggtaaacacagtaagaagtttaacaacaccaggttgaagtccaacaggtttatttggcagcaaaagccactagctttcggagccttaagccccttcttcaggcgagtgggaattctgtttacaaacagggcatataaagacaccaaactcaatttacagaataatggttggaatgcaaatacttacaactaatcaagtctttaaggtacaaacaatgtgagtggagagagcattaagacaggttaaagagatgtgtattgtctccagacaggacagccagtgagactctgcaggtccaggcaagctgtggggattacagatagtgtgacatgaacccaatatcccggttgaggccgtcctcatgtgtgcagaacttggctatcagtttctgctcagcgactctgcgccgtcgtgtgtcgtgaaggccgccttggagagcgcttatccgaatatcagaggccgaatacccgtgaccaTAGATaacgtctacctgatacgctgcaggaaaggatgtcccgaggcatggtacattggggaagccatgcagatgctgcgacaacggatgaatgaacactgctcggcaatcaccaggcaagactgttctcttcctgttggggagcacttcagcggtcatgggcattcggcctctgatattcgggtaagcgttctccaaggcagccttcacgacacacgacagcgcagagtcgctgagcagaaactgatagccaatttccgcacacatgaggacggcctcaaccgggatattgagttcatgtcacactgtctgtaatccccacagcttgcctggacctgcagagtctcactggctgtcctgtctggagacaatacacatctctttaacctgtcttaatgctctctccactcacattgtttgtaccttgaagacttgattagctgcaagtattcgcattccaaccattattctgtaaattgagtttgtgtctttatatgccctgtttgtgaacagaattcccactcctgaacaaagaacaatacagcacaggaacaggcccttcggccctccaagcccgcgccgctccccggtccaggattgaatcctgaatccaggatccccgcccaattttccagcctatctacatcctactatcctatccaccgagctgtccctcacagctacgatgctttgttcatcacaacctattaactcacccccacccccccattccagaccatgtgatctccagggagaggcgaaaacccagagtgaaaaccccagggccaatatggggaacaaaaaatctgggaaattcctctccgaccccctgaggcgatcgaaacgagtccaggagatcacactggccctgatcagaaaatgcttcccaaccttattcatttccacttctgctttacgaacaccatctgaattccctgcccccgagacaggttcccaactatccgcagtctcgctctgtactggcaccagcaagatgatcatagaatgaagccttgaaacgagaaacaaagaacaattagcccgcgccgctccctggtccaaactagaccactcttttgtatccctccattcccactccgttcatatagctgtctagataagtcttaaacgttcccagtgtgtccgcctccaccaccttgcccggcaacacattccaggcccccacgaccctctgtgtaaaatatgtccttctgatatctgtgttaaacctcccccccttcaccttgaacctatgacccctcgtgaacgtcaccaccgacccggggaaaagcttcccaccgttcacctttcataattttatacacctctattaagtctcccctcatcctccgtctttccaaggagaacaaccccagtttccccaatctctcctcataaccaagcccctccatgccaggcaacatcctggtaaagctcctctgtactctctccaaagcctccacgtccttctggtagtgtggcgaccagaactggacgcagtattccagatgcggccgaaccaacgttctatacatccgcaacatcagaccccaactttcatactctatgccccgtcctataaaggcaagcatgccatatgccttcttcaccaccttctccacctgtgacgtcaccttcaaagatctgtggacttgcacacccaggtccctctgcgtctctacaccctttatggttcttctatttatcgtgtagctcctccctacattattcccaccaaagaagaagaaggggcttaaggctccgaaagcttgtggcttttgctaccaaataaacctgttggactttaacctggtggtgttaaacttcttactttggtgTGTGATTGCAGAGCTCAGGATGAGTCTTCATGCAGATAGAGGTTCTGTTAAAAATGAACTTCACCCTGTAACTACCTGAACTGAATGCTGAAATGTGGAAATCGCATTAATAGAAAGTAAATGAAGGGAAACCAAATATTTCTACCCATTTGGTTTAATAATTCCACCCATTTGAAATGGCTGCAAAGTTTTTTGGCATCGATCATGAAACTTACTGCCAATTCATCTCTAATTTGCACGTGGCTGAGGTAATAATCCAGCGATTATAACCTTGGGGGAATCTTTAATTTAATGCCTAACCTCTCAAACTGCCTCCTTTCTCATTCTACTATGTTGTTGGAGCCTACATGGACCGCGACcattggatcctccccctcccactgcaagttcatcTCCAGTCTTGAACCGTGGCACCGAGCAGGCAACACTTCGAGACTTTTGATCCTGGCTAGCGAGAACCATATCTATTCCCCTCAATATGCTACCCCCAACCACGACTAACTTTCTCTTTGCTCCCACCAATTGAACAGCTTCCTGAGCCATAGTGCCGTGGTCAGTTTGTTCATCCAAGCTTTTCAGTCCTTTTTCTTTTCAGTCACTCCCATCCTCGATGCTATATGTACTTATGTGATTCCTTTCGCTGGGTGATTGAACCTATTTTGAGTTGTCTTTTTTCCCATTTGGCTGTAGGTGATTGCAGCCACTAACCGAGTGGATATCCTGGATCCAGCCCTGCTGAGGTCTGGCAGACTGGATCGCAAGATTGAGTTCCCGATGCCCAACGAGGAGGCACGAGCAAGGATTATGCAGATTCACTCCCTGAAAATGAACGTGAGGTGAGGGCTGTCCGTGTTCAGGACTCAGTATAACTGTGCCACCCTCGAGATATTTACCAGCTCTCCCTGCACCCCATGCCATCTCATTGTTTCATACTGACCTGGGAATGTGTAACCAGGAGTTTGTAGAGACTGGGAAGGTGCACCAAGGGAGGTGGTTGGGATGTTTTCCATGTACTGGTAAAATTTGTCATTTATAGCACAGGACGCTATGCCATGCTGACTTTTCATGGAGcaatcccactccctcactcaagtCCATTTGAGTTTATTCCTTCGAGTCCATCCAGTTACCTTTTGAAATCATCGATTGTCTCTGCTTTCACCAGTCTTGTGGGCAATGAGGTCCCGTTCGGTCGGTCAGTGCTCCTGTAATTTAATCTGGTTAATATCTCCTATATTATGGTGCAGTGGAGTTTCCTGTTTAATGACTGGTTCTTGTTTCTCTGCAGTCCCGATATTAACTATGAGGAGTTGGCACGTTGCACTGATGACTTCAATGGAGCTCAGTgcaaggctgtgtgtgtggaagcGGTGAGTATAACTTCAGGGATCAGGAACAGTGTTCCAGGATAGCAAGAGGTCTGAATGATCGGGAACAGTTTATCAGGATAGAGAGTCCCCCAGAGATGTGGAACAGTGTGTTGGGGCAGAGTCTAGCAggttttctggggttttttttttaatgacaatttgctggatttctaatttttaaaaatttgttgacAGGGTATGATTGCTTTGCGCAGGGAGGCAACAGAGCTGACACACGAAGATTACATGGAAGGCATCCTGGAGGTGCAGGCCAAGAAAAAGGCAAACCTCCAATACTACGCCTAAAAATCAGGCAGCAAGAGACTAATGGACAAAAGGCAGACCTCTCGCTGCTCAATCCCACTTGGATCCTTCTGTACAATCtgcagcaatataaaataaaaaaattTTTCCCCCCCATATTAATTGTCGTGGTTTAGCCCAATGTCTGAGGTACTGGTGGGTATTTGCACATGCCATGTTTAGGGTCATAGCACGTTTAGTGCTTTGTATTGTTAACCACTGCTTTGGTTTGTGTGCAatgagtgacagttggtgtctcagtgagggagtgctgctcgggctgcagtggagagtgacagttggtgtctcactgtgggagtgctgctcgggctgcagtagagtgtgacagttggtgtctcagtgagggagtgctgctcgggctgcagtagagtgtgacagttggtgtctcagtgagggagtgctgctcgggctgcagtggagagtgacagttggtgtctcagtgagggagtgctgctcgggctgcagtggagagtgacagttggtgtctcagtgagggagtgttgctcgggctgcagtggagagtgacagttggggaagtgtggggaagtttttttttttgttttctttttttcttgctggtaatggcttcagggatggcagttcaggcagtatgctgcatctcctgtgggatgtatgtggtgaggaaatccagtagtgtttcaggagattttagttgtaagaagtgcattagattgcagcttctggaggagcgtgtaaaggagctggagggggaggtagaggaactccgcataattcgggaggtggaagttgataggagttatagagaaatagtaactcctagaaatgaggcttgggtcaatgccaggaggaggggtaagaagcaatcgggaagacaatcccctggggcggttcccctccataataggttttcggtgctggaggctacagttgaggaggaatcaactgagcatagagagcagatctctgggggtgagccgagtgagaaagctcaggtggttaggggctgtaaaagactgggccttgtgattggggactccacaattaaggggacagataggagggtcggaactaaaggtagggactcagggttggtgtgttgcctaccaggggctggggtccgggatgtgtctgacagggtattcaggactcttaggggggagggagataaaccacaagttattgtacatgtggggacacacgacatagggaggataggggaaggggatattaggcagggatttatggagttggggtggaaactaaaggccaagactgacagagtagttatctctggactcttgcctgtaccacgggatagtttagagaggaatagggagagggaaggtttgaattcatggctgaggggatggtgcaggagggaggggttcaggtacttaagcaattggggctcgtactggggaaggtgtgacctctatgagaaggatggtctacaccttaatcagaaggggaccaatatcctggggggtaaatttgctaaggccatgcaaggaggtttaaactgattcgggggggggggagggatcctgagtagtggggctgaaagtgagggatgcatggatggggactgcaatgcacggcattgcagaggtggggtggagcagggtttgaaatgtgtatacttcaatgccaggagtattcgcaataaagtgggtgaacttgcagcgtggatcagtacctgggacttcgatgttgtggctatttcagagacatggatagagcaggggcaggaatggatgctgcaggtcccggggttcaaatgttttagtcgaagtagggaaggaggtagaagagggggaggggtagcattattggtcagagattgtatcacagtgtcagagaggaggtttgatgaggacttatctgttgaggtagtatgggcggagattagaaataggagaggagaggtcaccctgttgggagtcttttatagacctcctaaaagttctagagaggttgaggaaaggattgcggagtcaatcctgcttaggagtgaaagtaatagggcaattgttatgggggattttaacttgactaatattgactggaattgttatagctctagctcgttagaggggtcagtttttgttcaaagcgtgcaggaaggttttttgactcagtatgtagacaggccaactagaggtgaggctatattggatctggtgctgggaaatgagccagaccaggtg
The nucleotide sequence above comes from Mustelus asterias unplaced genomic scaffold, sMusAst1.hap1.1 HAP1_SCAFFOLD_2774, whole genome shotgun sequence. Encoded proteins:
- the LOC144490011 gene encoding 26S proteasome regulatory subunit 6A-like, translating into MSTEEIVQRTRLLDSEIKIMKSEVLRVTHELQAMKDKIKENSEKIKVNKTLPYLVSNVIELLDVDPNDQEEDGANVDLDSQRKGKCAVIKTSTRQTYFLPIIGLVDAEKLKPGDLVGVNKDSYLILETLPTEYDSRVKAMEVDERPTEQYSDVGGLDKQIQELVEAIVLPMKHKEKFENLGIQPPKGVLMYGPPGTGKTLLARACAAQTKATFLKLAGPQLVQMFIGDGAKLVRDAFALAKEKAPSIIFIDELDAIGTKRFDSEKAGDREVQRTMLELLNQLDGFQPNTLVKVIAATNRVDILDPALLRSGRLDRKIEFPMPNEEARARIMQIHSLKMNVSPDINYEELARCTDDFNGAQCKAVCVEAGMIALRREATELTHEDYMEGILEVQAKKKANLQYYA